A single region of the Rhodococcus sp. W8901 genome encodes:
- a CDS encoding TetR/AcrR family transcriptional regulator: MVKRSSPECRREEIADAVLRVIRRNGIGAASVRTVADEAGMSTGSLRHFFGTQSELLLFAMELVTKRVYDRIAGIEFSGDLRADVRVLAEQFVPLDDDRRGEMEVWQAFTVAAQADPALAEVRDRSDFAVYEGFLGATRLLAEAGVLAASAVEVEAMRMHALVDGLAAHGLNHPHRIGPDQIHAVLDAHFAALFAAGGSAR, from the coding sequence GTGGTGAAGAGGTCGAGCCCCGAATGCAGACGCGAGGAGATCGCCGACGCCGTGCTGCGCGTGATCCGCCGCAACGGCATCGGCGCGGCCAGCGTGCGAACCGTCGCCGACGAGGCGGGCATGTCGACCGGGTCGCTCCGGCACTTCTTCGGCACCCAGTCCGAACTGCTGCTCTTCGCGATGGAACTCGTCACCAAACGGGTCTACGACCGCATCGCCGGGATCGAGTTCAGTGGGGATCTGCGGGCCGACGTGCGCGTTCTGGCCGAGCAGTTCGTCCCCCTCGACGACGACCGTCGCGGCGAGATGGAGGTGTGGCAGGCGTTCACCGTCGCCGCCCAGGCCGATCCCGCGCTCGCCGAGGTGCGCGACCGCTCCGACTTCGCGGTGTACGAGGGCTTCCTGGGAGCCACTCGGTTGCTCGCGGAGGCCGGGGTGCTCGCGGCGTCCGCGGTCGAGGTCGAGGCGATGCGGATGCACGCCCTGGTGGACGGCCTCGCGGCACACGGCCTCAACCACCCCCACCGGATCGGTCCCGACCAGATCCACGCCGTCCTCGACGCACACTTCGCCGCGCTGTTCGCGGCGGGCGGGAGCGCCCGCTAG
- a CDS encoding DUF6928 family protein → MLGVNASTIWYVDATEPASVLRDAEPDRDAARDLVGQLHPGLEVSYLGDEPLTDAAKPEAGEVIAGWYPGVVVVRTGESLPPVPSSLVEHWIHPTGFRHTFLCSSSPVTKAGSWGAFAHWDHGELKRSFSATPVHIIEDLGLPQVWERPFWAGEHPVRPSLDVLPDPQTLPFNPGEFAEAAPRGWLGDDLDPASITVSRFAVHPSGQVPESVLRLEEARRAEPAREQEEPGAPDEHSEPNEHSQPEDGSDQESVPSPKRPSLLSRLFRRDH, encoded by the coding sequence GTGCTGGGGGTCAACGCATCCACCATCTGGTACGTCGACGCCACCGAGCCCGCCTCGGTTCTGCGTGACGCGGAACCGGACCGGGACGCCGCCCGCGACCTCGTCGGGCAGTTGCATCCAGGGCTCGAGGTGTCGTATCTCGGCGACGAACCGTTGACGGACGCCGCGAAACCTGAAGCGGGCGAGGTGATCGCCGGCTGGTACCCCGGGGTGGTCGTCGTCCGCACGGGCGAATCCCTGCCGCCGGTCCCGTCTTCACTGGTGGAGCACTGGATCCACCCGACGGGCTTCCGCCACACGTTTCTCTGCTCGTCGAGTCCGGTGACGAAGGCCGGTTCGTGGGGCGCGTTCGCGCACTGGGACCACGGGGAACTGAAGCGATCGTTCAGCGCCACACCGGTTCACATCATCGAGGACCTCGGCCTCCCACAGGTGTGGGAGCGTCCGTTCTGGGCCGGGGAGCATCCGGTGCGCCCCTCGCTGGACGTGTTACCGGACCCGCAGACGCTGCCGTTCAATCCCGGCGAGTTCGCGGAGGCGGCACCCCGGGGCTGGCTGGGCGACGACCTGGATCCGGCGTCGATCACGGTCTCGCGGTTCGCGGTGCACCCGTCCGGACAGGTTCCCGAGTCGGTCCTCCGACTCGAGGAGGCGCGCCGCGCGGAACCGGCCCGGGAGCAGGAGGAGCCTGGCGCACCGGACGAGCACAGCGAACCGAACGAGCACAGCCAGCCGGAGGACGGCAGCGACCAGGAGTCGGTGCCGTCACCGAAGAGGCCGTCGCTGCTCTCCCGCCTGTTCCGTCGCGACCACTGA
- the sepH gene encoding septation protein SepH: MRELRVIGLEPGGAHVVCSDPDTGEKFRLPADDKLRAASRGDIARLGQIEIEMDSQLRPREIQARIRAGASIEQVAEQAGIPYSKVERYAHPVLLERSRAAEMAQAGHPVRPDGPAVDTLSEIVAQAFRARGHDMDAATWDAWKDEDGHWVAQLQWQAGRSTNAAHWRYQPDAHGGTINSLDDAAVQLIDPDFGRPLRGLTPVPSDGIYGPADMEQDHDHEAAEDSSIILADNDIEEESAEQVDTPEPVDEAEHDEPKTAPQHTHGKDKRGKPALPSWDDVLLGVRSNGRG; this comes from the coding sequence GTGCGAGAGCTGCGAGTGATCGGTCTCGAACCTGGCGGCGCGCACGTAGTGTGTTCGGATCCAGATACCGGCGAAAAGTTCCGGCTCCCCGCCGATGACAAGCTCCGCGCGGCCTCTCGCGGAGACATCGCTCGACTCGGCCAGATTGAGATCGAAATGGACAGTCAGCTTCGCCCGCGAGAGATCCAGGCCCGTATCCGCGCCGGCGCATCCATCGAACAAGTCGCCGAGCAGGCGGGCATTCCGTACTCCAAGGTGGAGCGCTACGCACATCCCGTGCTTCTCGAACGCAGTCGCGCGGCCGAGATGGCACAGGCCGGTCACCCGGTCCGCCCGGACGGCCCCGCCGTGGACACCCTGTCCGAGATCGTCGCGCAGGCCTTCCGAGCCCGCGGCCACGACATGGACGCCGCCACGTGGGACGCGTGGAAGGACGAGGACGGCCACTGGGTGGCCCAGCTGCAGTGGCAGGCCGGACGGAGCACCAACGCCGCGCACTGGCGCTACCAGCCGGACGCGCACGGCGGCACCATCAACTCCCTCGACGACGCCGCGGTCCAGCTTATCGACCCCGACTTCGGGCGTCCGCTCCGCGGGCTGACTCCCGTCCCCAGCGACGGCATCTACGGCCCGGCCGACATGGAGCAGGACCACGATCACGAGGCCGCGGAAGACTCGTCGATCATCTTGGCGGACAACGACATCGAAGAGGAATCGGCGGAGCAGGTCGACACGCCGGAGCCCGTCGACGAGGCCGAGCACGACGAGCCGAAGACCGCACCCCAGCACACCCACGGCAAGGACAAGCGCGGTAAGCCCGCACTGCCGTCCTGGGACGACGTTCTGCTGGGCGTTCGGAGCAACGGGCGCGGCTGA
- a CDS encoding carbohydrate kinase family protein has translation MSESRIVVCGEALVDLVPTGETTFAAHLGGGPFNVAIALGRLGSRVAFCSRLSTDSFGERLLAALVAAGVDVSITQRGPEPATLAVAAVDPDGGAGYTFHADGTADRLVADPGPLPASAAAVSFGTLSLVFEPGASVYTDLLRRSHGEGRLTIVDPNIRPDVFPADYRRRFTELLPSIDIVKVSDDDVQWLGRGVDGTTPAQWLDRGVAAVVTTHGADGLSVRTRRFRVEVPGFRVPVADTIGAGDTVHGALLHWLDEHRALDSDSVEGLGGGQWQDALEFAARAAAVTVSRPAADPPWASELTGG, from the coding sequence ATGTCTGAGTCGCGAATCGTCGTGTGCGGTGAGGCCCTCGTCGACCTGGTGCCGACGGGGGAGACCACGTTCGCGGCGCACCTCGGCGGCGGCCCGTTCAACGTCGCGATCGCACTCGGCCGCCTCGGCAGCCGCGTCGCCTTCTGCTCGAGGCTCTCCACCGACTCGTTCGGGGAACGGCTGCTCGCGGCGCTGGTCGCGGCGGGTGTCGACGTCTCGATCACGCAGCGGGGACCCGAACCCGCGACGCTCGCCGTCGCTGCCGTCGACCCCGACGGCGGTGCCGGCTACACGTTTCATGCCGACGGCACCGCCGATCGTCTCGTCGCCGATCCCGGACCGTTGCCGGCATCGGCGGCCGCGGTGTCGTTCGGCACGCTCTCGCTCGTGTTCGAACCCGGCGCGAGCGTGTACACGGATCTGTTGCGCCGCAGCCACGGCGAGGGGCGGCTCACGATCGTCGACCCCAACATTCGGCCGGACGTGTTCCCCGCCGACTACCGCCGCCGCTTCACCGAGTTGCTGCCGTCGATCGACATCGTCAAAGTCTCCGACGACGACGTCCAATGGTTGGGACGGGGTGTGGACGGCACGACGCCGGCGCAGTGGCTCGACCGCGGGGTCGCCGCGGTCGTCACCACCCACGGCGCCGACGGTCTGAGCGTGCGGACGCGTCGGTTCCGCGTAGAGGTTCCCGGTTTCCGGGTTCCCGTCGCGGACACCATCGGTGCAGGTGACACCGTTCACGGTGCGCTGCTGCATTGGCTCGACGAGCATCGCGCGCTGGATTCGGATTCGGTCGAGGGCCTCGGCGGGGGACAATGGCAGGACGCCCTGGAATTCGCGGCGCGAGCGGCCGCGGTCACCGTTTCCAGGCCTGCGGCGGACCCTCCGTGGGCATCGGAGCTCACGGGCGGCTAG
- the pdxH gene encoding pyridoxamine 5'-phosphate oxidase, whose translation MRVSYGEIGPERPVVDPDLEPSWLDDGWPALARHWVEDAVQAALPEPNAMVLGTVDAAGHPCTRTVLCKGLDADGVLFFTNYDSDKGRQLAATPYASVTFTWIPLARQITVRGPVERTSENTTSDYWASRPRGSQLGAWASQQSRPIGSRAELEAALIEAGERFAVDGDIPVPGHWGGFRIRPESVEFWQGRPNRMHNRIRTRLVDGVWIVERLQP comes from the coding sequence ATGCGGGTGAGCTACGGCGAGATCGGACCCGAACGGCCCGTCGTCGACCCCGATCTGGAACCGTCGTGGCTCGACGACGGCTGGCCCGCGCTGGCGCGGCACTGGGTGGAGGACGCCGTCCAGGCCGCACTGCCCGAACCCAACGCGATGGTGCTCGGCACCGTCGACGCCGCCGGACACCCCTGCACGCGAACGGTGCTGTGCAAGGGACTCGACGCCGACGGGGTGCTGTTCTTCACGAACTACGACTCCGACAAGGGCCGTCAACTCGCGGCCACCCCCTACGCGTCGGTGACGTTCACCTGGATTCCGCTGGCCCGGCAGATCACCGTCCGCGGCCCGGTGGAAAGAACCAGCGAGAACACGACCTCCGACTACTGGGCCAGCCGGCCCCGCGGCTCGCAGTTGGGGGCGTGGGCGTCGCAGCAGTCGCGGCCGATCGGCTCCCGGGCCGAACTCGAGGCGGCACTGATCGAGGCGGGCGAGCGGTTCGCCGTCGACGGGGACATCCCGGTCCCGGGACACTGGGGCGGATTCCGGATCCGACCGGAGTCGGTGGAGTTCTGGCAGGGCCGACCCAATCGCATGCACAACCGGATCCGCACCCGTCTGGTCGACGGTGTGTGGATCGTCGAACGCCTCCAGCCGTGA
- the serC gene encoding phosphoserine transaminase translates to MSTPIIPADLKPVDGRFGCGPSKVRPEQLQSLVDVGASVFGTSHRQKPVKDVVARVRSGLRDLFSLPEGYEVVLGNGGSTAFWDAAAFGLIRERSQHFTYGEFSSKFASVAKNNPFIGDPIVVSSDPGTAPAIVADGSVDLIGWAHNETSTGVAVPVSRPAGSENALIAIDATSGAGGLPVNAADADVYYFAPQKCFAADGGLWIALMSPAALERVAEIKDSGRWTPDFLSLPIAVDNSTKDQTYNTPALATLLMFENQIAWMNANGGLDWTTARTKDSSERLYSWAEASEYATPFVADPAYRSQVVGTIDFADSVDAAAVAKILRANGIVDTEPYRKLGRNQLRIGMFPAIDPEDISQLTKSIDWVVSQLG, encoded by the coding sequence ATGAGCACTCCGATCATCCCCGCCGACCTCAAGCCCGTAGACGGCCGCTTCGGTTGCGGACCGTCGAAGGTCCGCCCCGAACAGCTGCAGTCCCTGGTCGACGTCGGCGCCTCGGTGTTCGGCACCAGCCACCGGCAGAAGCCCGTCAAGGACGTCGTCGCCCGCGTGCGTTCGGGCCTGCGCGACCTGTTCTCGCTGCCCGAGGGCTACGAGGTCGTGCTCGGCAACGGCGGCTCCACCGCGTTCTGGGACGCCGCGGCGTTCGGTCTGATCCGTGAGCGTTCGCAGCACTTCACGTACGGCGAGTTCTCGTCGAAGTTCGCGTCGGTCGCGAAGAACAACCCGTTCATCGGTGACCCGATCGTCGTCTCGAGCGATCCGGGCACCGCGCCGGCGATCGTCGCCGACGGCTCCGTCGACCTCATCGGCTGGGCGCACAACGAGACCTCGACGGGTGTCGCCGTGCCGGTGTCCCGCCCGGCGGGCTCGGAGAACGCGCTCATCGCGATCGACGCCACCTCGGGTGCCGGCGGTCTGCCGGTCAACGCCGCCGACGCCGACGTCTACTACTTCGCGCCGCAGAAGTGCTTCGCCGCCGACGGTGGCCTGTGGATCGCGCTGATGAGCCCGGCCGCGCTCGAGCGTGTCGCCGAGATCAAGGACTCGGGTCGCTGGACGCCGGACTTCCTGTCGCTGCCGATCGCGGTCGACAACTCCACCAAGGACCAGACCTACAACACCCCGGCGCTCGCGACGCTACTCATGTTCGAGAACCAGATCGCGTGGATGAACGCCAACGGCGGCCTGGACTGGACCACCGCGCGCACCAAGGATTCGTCGGAGCGCCTGTACTCGTGGGCCGAGGCCTCCGAGTACGCGACGCCGTTCGTCGCCGATCCGGCATACCGCTCGCAGGTTGTCGGCACCATCGACTTCGCCGACTCGGTCGACGCGGCCGCGGTCGCGAAGATCCTGCGCGCCAACGGCATCGTCGACACCGAGCCGTACCGCAAGCTGGGCCGCAACCAGCTGCGCATCGGCATGTTCCCGGCGATCGATCCCGAGGACATCTCGCAGCTCACCAAGAGCATCGACTGGGTCGTCTCGCAGCTCGGCTGA
- a CDS encoding MFS transporter, which yields MRGLLADTTPLRNPDYRRLWTSGIVTVIGGQLTVVAVPVQIYAMTQNSAYVGLAGLFGLVPLVIFGLWGGALADVMDRRKLIIITTLGLIGTSVLLWLQAASGVNNVWLLLCLFSLQQVFFAVNSPTRSAIIPRLLPLKDLPAANSLNMTVMQFGAIAGPLLAGVLIPHLGFATIYLLDSLALLATLWAVIKLPALPPTGEARRVGLRVLGEGFTYLATQKVLLASFVVDIIAMVFGMPRALFPQIAEDTFGDPSGGGLALGLLFAAMSAGAVLGGVFSGWLPRIRYQGRAVIVCIVLWGLAMVGFGVVVGISTPGSSAVLLWLALGFLAFGGAVDMVSAALRSTMLQQVATDDMRGRLQGVFTVVVAGGPRIGDVLHGGAAFLFGTAVASAGGGVLVVIGVVGSMLAFPAFVRYRVSRSGSPEHV from the coding sequence ATGCGGGGACTGCTCGCCGACACCACACCGCTGCGCAATCCCGACTACCGCCGGCTGTGGACGAGCGGCATCGTCACGGTCATCGGCGGTCAGCTGACCGTGGTCGCGGTGCCGGTGCAGATCTACGCGATGACGCAGAACTCGGCGTACGTCGGCCTCGCCGGCTTGTTCGGGCTGGTCCCGCTGGTCATCTTCGGGCTGTGGGGCGGCGCGCTGGCCGACGTCATGGACCGCCGAAAGCTGATCATCATCACCACGCTCGGGCTCATCGGCACGTCGGTGCTGCTGTGGCTGCAGGCCGCGTCCGGGGTGAACAACGTGTGGCTGCTGCTGTGCCTGTTCTCGCTGCAACAGGTGTTCTTCGCGGTGAACTCGCCCACCCGCAGCGCGATCATCCCCCGCCTGCTGCCGCTGAAGGACCTGCCCGCCGCGAACTCGCTCAACATGACGGTGATGCAGTTCGGTGCGATCGCCGGTCCGCTGCTCGCGGGCGTGCTCATCCCGCACCTGGGCTTCGCGACGATCTACCTGCTGGACTCGCTCGCGCTGCTCGCGACGCTGTGGGCGGTGATCAAGCTGCCCGCGCTGCCGCCGACCGGGGAGGCGCGCCGCGTCGGCCTGCGGGTGCTGGGGGAGGGCTTCACGTACCTCGCGACCCAGAAGGTGCTGCTGGCGTCGTTCGTCGTCGACATCATCGCGATGGTGTTCGGCATGCCGCGCGCGCTGTTCCCGCAGATCGCCGAGGACACCTTCGGCGACCCGAGCGGCGGCGGGCTCGCACTCGGGCTGCTGTTCGCCGCGATGTCGGCGGGCGCGGTCCTCGGCGGCGTCTTCTCCGGGTGGCTGCCGCGGATCCGCTACCAGGGCCGTGCGGTGATCGTCTGCATCGTGCTGTGGGGGCTGGCGATGGTCGGCTTCGGCGTGGTCGTCGGGATCTCGACCCCGGGCAGCTCCGCGGTGCTGTTGTGGCTCGCGCTCGGCTTCCTCGCGTTCGGCGGTGCCGTCGACATGGTCTCGGCGGCACTGCGTTCCACGATGCTGCAGCAGGTCGCCACCGACGACATGCGCGGCCGACTGCAGGGCGTGTTCACCGTCGTCGTCGCGGGCGGGCCGCGGATCGGCGACGTGCTGCACGGCGGCGCGGCCTTCCTGTTCGGCACCGCCGTCGCGTCCGCGGGCGGAGGCGTCCTGGTGGTGATCGGGGTGGTCGGGTCGATGCTGGCGTTCCCGGCGTTCGTCCGGTACCGCGTCAGCCGATCGGGTAGCCCCGAACATGTCTGA
- a CDS encoding citrate synthase 2 gives MAPSAVVPEDFVSGLEGVVAFTTDIAEPDKDGGALRYRGVDIEDLVGRRVTFGNVWALLVDGRFGPGLPPAEPFPLPIHTGDVRVDVQAGLAMLAPIWGYQPLLDIDDETAREQAARASVMALSYVAQSARGIYQPAVPQKLIDECPTVTARFMTRWKGDPDPAHIEAIDAYWVSAAEHGMNASTFTARVIASTGADVAASLSGAIGAMSGPLHGGAPARVLPMIEETERTGDARALVKGILDRKEKLMGFGHRVYRAEDPRARVLRATAKRLNAPRFEAAAALEQAALAELRERRPDRAIETNVEFWAAVILDFAEVPAHMMPAMFTCGRTAGWCAHIMEQKRLGKLVRPAAIYTGPEPRTPDSVEGWDQISHS, from the coding sequence ATGGCACCAAGCGCTGTAGTACCCGAGGATTTCGTCAGCGGCCTCGAAGGCGTCGTCGCCTTCACCACTGACATCGCCGAGCCCGACAAGGACGGCGGCGCGCTGCGCTACCGCGGTGTCGACATCGAGGACCTGGTCGGTCGTCGTGTCACGTTCGGCAACGTGTGGGCCCTGCTGGTCGACGGTCGATTCGGCCCCGGACTGCCCCCGGCCGAGCCGTTCCCGCTGCCCATCCACACCGGCGACGTCCGCGTCGACGTGCAGGCCGGCCTGGCGATGCTCGCCCCGATCTGGGGCTACCAGCCGCTGCTGGACATCGACGACGAGACCGCCCGCGAGCAGGCTGCCCGCGCGTCCGTCATGGCACTGTCCTACGTCGCGCAGTCGGCCCGCGGGATCTACCAGCCCGCCGTCCCGCAGAAGCTGATCGACGAATGCCCCACCGTCACAGCACGTTTCATGACGCGCTGGAAGGGCGACCCGGACCCCGCGCACATCGAGGCCATCGACGCCTACTGGGTGTCGGCCGCCGAGCACGGCATGAACGCCTCCACCTTCACCGCGCGCGTCATCGCGTCCACCGGCGCCGACGTCGCGGCCTCGCTGTCCGGCGCGATCGGCGCGATGTCCGGCCCGCTGCACGGCGGCGCCCCGGCCCGCGTGCTGCCGATGATCGAGGAGACCGAGCGCACCGGCGACGCCCGCGCACTGGTCAAGGGCATCCTGGATCGCAAGGAGAAACTCATGGGCTTCGGTCACCGGGTGTATCGGGCCGAGGATCCCCGCGCCCGCGTGCTCCGCGCCACAGCCAAGCGCCTCAACGCCCCCCGCTTCGAGGCGGCTGCCGCCCTCGAGCAGGCCGCGCTGGCCGAACTGCGCGAGCGTCGCCCCGACCGCGCGATCGAGACCAACGTCGAGTTCTGGGCGGCGGTCATCCTCGACTTCGCCGAGGTCCCGGCGCACATGATGCCCGCGATGTTCACGTGTGGCCGCACCGCCGGCTGGTGCGCGCACATCATGGAGCAGAAGCGTCTGGGCAAGCTCGTCCGCCCGGCCGCGATCTACACCGGCCCCGAGCCCCGCACCCCCGACTCGGTCGAGGGCTGGGACCAGATCTCGCACAGCTAG
- a CDS encoding DUF2537 domain-containing protein, whose amino-acid sequence MTAGPASPPTPWCTGLLVSGFAALVTLVAVVAFGSALAHIHVLLAVGFNLVVVGGAAPTVWRWRHRPVWRWVVYGVGAGVVFGWAALFFGAL is encoded by the coding sequence GTGACGGCAGGTCCGGCGTCGCCACCCACCCCGTGGTGCACGGGACTGCTGGTCAGTGGCTTCGCGGCGCTCGTGACGTTGGTCGCCGTGGTGGCCTTCGGGTCCGCGCTGGCGCACATCCACGTGCTGCTCGCGGTCGGCTTCAACCTGGTGGTCGTCGGCGGCGCCGCCCCCACCGTGTGGCGCTGGCGGCACCGGCCGGTATGGCGCTGGGTGGTGTACGGCGTCGGGGCCGGCGTGGTGTTCGGTTGGGCCGCGCTGTTTTTCGGGGCCCTCTGA
- a CDS encoding TrmH family RNA methyltransferase: MVHVIDIADPADPRLDDFRDLNSSDRRPDLPGGKGLVIAEGVLVVQRMLASRYAPIGLLGVDRRLGELSADLEGVDVPFYRTTADVMAEVVGFHLNRGVLAAAHRPPPLDVEDALRDARTVAVLEGVNDHENIGSMFRNAAGLGVDAILFGAAVADPLYRRAVRVSMGHVLRVPFAQVPEWPRGLNILRDKGFQLISLTPDPAAVPLAEAMTGEKVAVLLGAEGPGLTEHAMRVTDVRARIPMAPGTDSLNVATAAAMAFYERIRTGS, from the coding sequence GTGGTTCACGTCATCGACATCGCAGACCCCGCCGATCCCCGGCTGGACGACTTCCGAGACCTCAACTCGTCGGATCGTCGGCCGGACCTGCCCGGGGGCAAGGGGCTGGTGATCGCCGAGGGTGTGCTGGTGGTCCAGCGGATGCTTGCGTCCCGGTACGCGCCGATCGGCCTGCTGGGTGTGGACCGCCGGCTCGGCGAGCTGTCCGCGGACCTCGAGGGCGTGGACGTGCCGTTCTACCGAACCACGGCCGACGTGATGGCCGAGGTGGTGGGCTTCCATCTCAACCGGGGTGTGCTCGCTGCGGCGCACCGGCCGCCTCCGCTCGACGTCGAGGACGCACTGCGCGACGCGCGGACGGTCGCGGTGCTCGAGGGCGTCAACGACCACGAGAACATCGGCTCGATGTTCCGCAACGCCGCCGGCCTGGGTGTGGACGCGATCCTGTTCGGTGCCGCCGTCGCCGACCCGCTCTACCGCCGCGCGGTACGGGTGTCGATGGGGCACGTGCTGCGCGTACCGTTCGCGCAGGTCCCCGAGTGGCCGCGTGGGCTGAACATTTTGCGCGACAAGGGCTTCCAGTTGATCTCGCTCACCCCCGATCCTGCAGCGGTGCCACTGGCCGAGGCGATGACGGGGGAGAAGGTGGCGGTGCTGCTCGGAGCGGAGGGCCCCGGCCTCACCGAGCACGCGATGCGCGTCACCGACGTGCGCGCCCGCATCCCGATGGCGCCGGGCACCGACTCGCTCAACGTCGCGACCGCCGCTGCGATGGCGTTCTACGAGCGCATCCGGACCGGCTCGTGA
- a CDS encoding class I adenylate-forming enzyme family protein, with the protein MPRELTATTLSGSSSRGAVLCHSESKIRDYVEKGWWRTTTLLDAFDDWVATRPHEDAVSDPVNLPALTGAVPETVTWTRMGERVDDIAARLYENGIRQGDVVVVLLPNTVSLVATYLALWRLGAVASPAPVAYRQHELSNICRATGAVAIVTVGRLTDRDLAAEALELVDSGVGLETVFAFGPDADVRAVPMDPEVNDAAKAQARSYIDDLHVTIGDRITICWTSGTEAAPKGVPRCHADWFASGQAAQDGLETDTSSVILNPFPMVNMAGFAGAFLPWLLGGGHLVQHQPLDLPVFLSQIERHRVTHTAMPPAILTMLLQRDELRDSVDLTSLQRVGSGGAPLPPAVVRRWQEEFGIEVLNFFGSNEGVCLLGAPSDIPDPTVRARHLPNYGAPGKEWATRVAKMTAVRLVDPVSGADVHAVGERGELRLVGPTVFGGYLEGTATSSPFDDQGYLCSGDVFELGGTDGEYLEFVDRIKEIIIRGGMNIAPAEIEGLLFEHPAVGDVAVVGYPDEVLGEKCCAVVVPAGASDVSLADLVEHLRSHQVASFKLPERLEIVASIPRNPVGKILRRDLRDRLQSRT; encoded by the coding sequence ATGCCCCGAGAGTTAACCGCCACAACACTTTCCGGATCGAGTAGTCGCGGCGCCGTGCTGTGCCATTCGGAGAGCAAGATCCGCGACTACGTCGAGAAGGGGTGGTGGCGGACCACCACGCTGCTCGACGCGTTCGACGACTGGGTCGCCACTCGACCGCACGAGGACGCGGTGTCCGATCCGGTGAACCTGCCCGCCCTCACCGGCGCCGTGCCGGAGACCGTGACGTGGACCCGGATGGGGGAACGCGTGGACGATATCGCGGCACGACTGTACGAGAACGGGATCCGGCAGGGCGACGTCGTGGTGGTGCTGCTGCCCAACACGGTGTCGCTCGTGGCGACCTACCTTGCCCTGTGGCGGCTCGGGGCGGTTGCGAGCCCGGCCCCGGTCGCGTACCGGCAGCACGAGCTGTCGAACATCTGCCGTGCGACGGGGGCGGTGGCCATCGTGACGGTGGGCCGGCTCACGGACCGCGACCTCGCGGCCGAGGCTCTCGAGCTCGTCGACTCGGGCGTCGGCCTGGAGACGGTGTTCGCGTTCGGGCCGGATGCCGACGTGCGCGCAGTGCCGATGGACCCAGAAGTGAACGACGCCGCGAAGGCGCAGGCCCGCAGCTACATCGACGATCTGCACGTCACGATCGGCGACCGGATCACGATCTGCTGGACCAGTGGGACCGAGGCCGCGCCGAAGGGTGTGCCCCGGTGTCACGCAGACTGGTTCGCGAGCGGGCAAGCCGCCCAGGACGGGCTCGAGACCGACACGTCGTCGGTGATCCTGAACCCGTTTCCGATGGTCAACATGGCGGGCTTCGCCGGCGCGTTCCTGCCCTGGCTGCTCGGCGGCGGTCACCTCGTTCAGCATCAGCCGCTCGACCTGCCCGTCTTCCTGTCCCAGATCGAGCGGCACCGCGTCACCCATACTGCGATGCCTCCGGCGATCCTGACGATGCTGCTGCAGCGCGACGAGCTCCGCGACTCGGTCGATCTGACATCCCTGCAGCGCGTAGGTTCGGGTGGTGCGCCGCTGCCACCCGCCGTGGTGCGTCGGTGGCAGGAAGAGTTCGGCATCGAGGTCCTCAACTTCTTCGGTTCGAACGAGGGTGTGTGCCTGCTCGGCGCACCCTCCGACATTCCGGATCCGACGGTGCGCGCCCGTCACCTGCCGAACTACGGTGCACCGGGTAAGGAATGGGCAACGCGGGTCGCGAAGATGACGGCGGTCCGACTGGTGGATCCGGTCTCGGGTGCCGATGTGCACGCGGTCGGCGAGCGCGGTGAACTACGCCTCGTGGGGCCGACCGTGTTCGGTGGATACCTCGAAGGCACCGCTACCTCGAGCCCGTTCGACGACCAGGGCTACCTCTGTAGCGGAGACGTGTTCGAGTTGGGCGGCACCGACGGGGAATACCTCGAGTTCGTCGACCGGATCAAGGAGATCATCATCCGTGGCGGCATGAACATCGCCCCCGCCGAGATCGAGGGACTGCTCTTCGAACATCCGGCCGTCGGCGACGTCGCGGTCGTCGGGTATCCCGACGAGGTCCTGGGAGAGAAGTGCTGCGCCGTAGTGGTGCCGGCCGGCGCGTCCGACGTGTCTCTCGCCGATCTTGTCGAACACCTACGTTCCCACCAGGTCGCCTCGTTCAAGCTGCCGGAGCGACTCGAGATCGTCGCGAGCATCCCTCGGAACCCCGTCGGCAAGATACTGCGCCGAGATCTGCGCGACAGGCTGCAGTCGAGGACGTGA